The sequence TTCTTCCGGGTAGACCTCACCTCTGAAAAGCTCTATTCGCTTTCCGCACCCACCAAGAAAATACTCACTCAGCTGGATGACATCATTTCCATCAAATGCTTTTTCAGCGCCAATCTGCCGCCAGCCTACAAAAAAATCGAAGATCAGGTCCGGGATCTTCTGAGCGAATACAAGGCATATGGCGGGTCCCACCTGAACATCGAATTTTGCGACCCTAAGGACGATCCGAAATACAGGCAGCTGGCCGAGTCGCTGGGAGTTCCGGAGATCCAGATGAATGTGCTGGAAAAAGACCAGGTGCAGGCCATCAAAGGTTATCTGGGCATGGGGATTTATTTCGAGGACAAGAGCACTGCCTTGCCGGTTGTCAACGAACTGGGAAATCTGGAATATGAGATCACTTCAGGCATCAAGCGTGTCACCTGCAAAAAACTGCCTGAAATCCGTGTCGCACTCTTTGAAAACGAGTCAGACCAGAGCATCATGGAAAAATATCAGGAACTGGTCAAGGCACTGGGCAAACTGGCTAAAGTGAGTTTCCTCAATCTCTCCAGGGAAGAGATCCCGGCCGATCTGGACCTCCTGATTCTTCTCTATCCCAAGGAAACCAGCGAAGCGGCCCGCTTCAAGATCGACCAGTATCTGGCATCAGGCGGGAAAGCCATTTTCCTGATCCAGGTGCTGGAACCCAATCAGATGATGTATGGCACCCTGGTTGAGCATAACATGGCTAAAATCCTGAATCAGCTTGGCATGAAAGTTGAGTATAAGCTGGTCTACGACCGCTCCAGTGACTTCGCAAGCTTCAGGAACGGCTATATCACCTTCACCCAGCCATACCCTCTTTTCATCAAAATCGCCCCTTATTACTTTGCCAAGGATCTTCCCCTCTTCAACCAGATCAGCTCAATCACCCTGCCCTGGGTCGCCGCGGTCCAGAGCACGCTTGTCAATACAGCCGAAGCTGAAATCAAAAGTCTGTTCACCAGCACTGAATACAACCAGGAGCTCAACGGCTTTTCACTGGACCCGCAGCAGAATTTCCTGATCAGCGAAAAGCAGTCTGACAAGAAAATGCTGGGAGCGGTTTTCACAGGAAAATACAAGACCTGCTATGACCACAACAGTCTGACCGCAGACATTGTGGCAGGATACCGCGAAAAAAATCCGGCAGTCAACACCTCGGAAATCAAGATTAAAAGTTCCGCCGAAGTCCGCGTAGCCGTAATACCGGACGCACTTTTCGTTTCAGACGATTTTCTGCCCAGGCATGAAGGAAACTTGGCTTTTCTTCAGAACACTGTGGACTGGTTAACACTTGGTGAGGACCTGATGCAGATCAGGGCTAAAAACGTGTCAGAGCATCCGCTGTTTTCCAGGGAAGCCTTCCAGAAATATTTCAAGGAAGGCAAGGACGAGGAAATCCAGAAAATCAAATTCCGGCTCAAATACCTCAACATGTTCGGTGTTTCCATCCTGGTCATGATCTTAGGCGTAATCTGGTATCTGCTGCGGGAGCGGCGCAGAATCGACTATGAGAAGAAGTACAGCGGCAGGGAGGAATGAGATGAAAAAAAATTTGATTTATTTTGCGATAACCGCGGCCCTCGGCATTTTTACCTACTTCATCACCAGCGGGGACAAAACATACAAGCTGGAGGTCGAAAACCGCAAGCCCTTCGCTGAACTCGATCCGGCCGGCATGGACAGGATCACGCTAAGCAGGGGCAGCAGCGAAGTCGAACTCACCAGGCAGAACGGGGGCAGCTGGAATGTCGTGAAGCTGGATTATCCGGCCGCCTCAGACAATGTAGACGGACTTGTCAAGAATATCCGCGACCTTGCGATAGTGGACATCTCCTCCAGAAATCCGGAAAAGGGGGATGTTTACGGACTTGGAAAATTAACCACGCTCGTGGAGCTTTCCCAGGGTGGAGTTACCAAGGCCAGGCTTGAAGTCGGGAAGGTCGGGCCGGACATGATTTCAACGTACTTCAAGTACACAAAAGGTCCGGAGATCTATAAGACTACCACTAATCTTTCCTACCTCTGCAACAGCGACAGCAATTACTGGATCGACAAGACTCTGATCAAACTGAAGGATGAAGAGATCAGCAGGATCCACATTCTGTGCGGCACCAGGGAAATCGAGCTTCAGCGTGACGGCCAGTGGAAATGGGCCAAACGCGGGACAGGTGAAGTTACGCTTCCAAAGGTAATGGGAACCGTCGAAACCGGTGCCTCCGGGGCACTCGCAACCAGTGAAGTCGAGTCGCTTCTTTCCACGGTCAACAACCTCGTCTGTGAAGGACTCGCCACAGGAAAAAAGCCTGACTTCACCCAGGAAGTCGACTTGTCCGGTGAAATCGCAACCAAGGGAGGAGAGGGCATCGGGTTCAAGTTCCTCACCAAAGAAGGATCTAACTATTATGTCACTATCAGCAACAAACAGAGGGTATTTCTGGTCAATTCTTATCAACGCGACAGTCTGTTGAGGGAAGTCGATAACCTGCTGAAAAAGAAGGTACCACAGTAAAAAACACGGGTCGATTCTCCGAAAATCAAGAATGGCATGGGTTTTATGGTCAAGTGGTACCAAAACACCCGATGGATAAAGGACTTTTCGACCATTTGACTGCCGAAAGTATATTGTGTTGCGCTGCAACTGTTTTTACATATTAAAAACCGTGAATTCCCGGTCAACCAAGCATTATTTAACGAATTACTTGACAATTTCTTCAATAAAATTTATTTTTACAATGTACGAATCTTAAAATACCACAGTGAAAGGGGTACGCAGAATGAACAAGAGCGAACTGATCGACGCCATCGCCAAGCAGGCAAACCTGACAAAGAAAGACAGTCAGACAGCTTTGGATGCATTCACCGATTCCATCACCAAAGCTCTGAAAAAGGGCGAGAAAGTCGCTATCACCGGTTTCGGCAGCTGGGAAGTCAAAGAGAGAGCTGCACGCACCGGCCGCAATCCCCAGACCAAGAAAGCCATCAAGATCCCGGCATGCAAAGTGCCGAAGTTCCGCCCTGGCAAAAATCTGAAGGATGTCGTCAACAAGAAAAAGTAAGCTAGATTTCTTCAGTATAAAGAAGGCCTGTACAAACAGGCCTTTTTTTATACAGGCTGTTACAAAATCCGAACGAAGTGAGGATTTTGGTTACAGCCTGTTACCCCCGAAGCCCTGCGAAGGGGGTATACATTTCTTTAAAATTTCTTTTGCCAAACCAAATCCCCAGTGATAATATCTACCTAATTTTTTACGAATTTGGAGATGCCATGGAACTGACAGCTAAAATCCGCGAACTGGCTAAAAAGATTCCCACTCCATTCCTGATCATGGATCTGGAAATCGTACGCAGTAATTATCTGGAACTGCAGGCTGCTTTCCCACAGGGAAAGATTTTTTATGCGATCAAGGCCAACGCACATCCCAGGATCATCAAACTTCTGCATTCACTTGGCTGCAATTTTGACGCAGCTTCCCTTGGAGAGATCAACAAATTGCTCTCACTGGGCGTTGAACCGGATAAAATAAGCTTCGGCAATACCATTAAACGCGAACGGGAGATCGGAGTCGCCAATTCATACGGAATCAATTATTATGTGGCGGATTCAGATATAGAAGTGGAAAAAATTTCCCGCCAGGCCCCGGAAAAAAAATGCTTCGTACGTCTGGAAATGGATCCAGGAGAATCTGACTGGCCGCTTTCGCATAAATTCGGCACTCCCCGGGAGGAAGCGGTCAAACTTCTCAAATTCGCCAAAAATTCCGGGCTGGTTCCCTATGGACTTTCTTTTCACGTTGGTTCTCAATGTTACAATCCCAAGCGCTGGGCGATCGCCCTGGATAAATGCCGTTTTGTTTTCGAGGAACTCTCAAAATCAGGTATCAGCCTTTCCATGATCAACCTCGGCGGAGGCTTCCCGATCCAGCATCTCAAGCCCATCCCGGACATTCAGACTATCGCCAGGGAAGTCGACCGGTTTCTGAAAAAAAATTTTTATCCGCTGCCCGAAATCTTTCTGGAACCAGGGCGCTCCATGGTCGGAAATGCCGGAATTCTGGTTTCGTCTGTGATCACCCGCCGCGAGGACGAGCGCGAGAACTGGCTGTTCATCGATGCCGGCTGCTTTCACGGCCTGATGGAGTCGATCGAGGATTTCCGCTATGAAATCAGGACAGACATAGAGCAGAACGGCGACAGCCCAGGAGAATATCATCTGGCAGGCCCGACCTGCGACAGCGTGGACGTAATTTACGACAACATCCTGCTGCCCAGGTCCCTGACGCTTGACGACAAACTCTATTTCATCAATACAGGCGCTTACACAGTGGAATATAATACCAATTTCAACGGGATCGAGCCACCCAAGATCTATTTCCTGGACGAGGTGTAAAGATTCATTTTTCAGAGCTGATAAAAAATCTGAAAAAGGACTTCAGCGGATTCGAGAAAATCCGGCTTTCCATACTGGGTGATTCCTCAACCCAGCTTTTAAATCAGGCTCTCAGAGGTTATGGATATGAAACCAGGCTCGATTTTCAGATGTTCGAATCAGATTTTGATCAGCTCGAGCGGAATGTCTTTGATCCGACATCCGACCTTTACCGCTTTTCAGCGGATTTTGTGATTGTTTTCCAATCAGTTCAGAAATTGTACGATCAGTTCCTGAAGCTTAATAATATTGAGCGGACCGGCTTTGCAGAGTCAACGCTTTCCGGAATCGATGAAATTTATCGCAAGCTTACCTCTCAACGAGCCTGCAACGTGATTTATCTTAATTTCCCGGAATTCGGAGACGTTTTCGGCAATTTCTGCAATAAAGTTGAAATGTCATTCACTTTTCAATTACGAAAGATAAATCTCGGTCTGATGAATCTGGCATTTAAATCGAAAAACCTGTTTATCGCAGACTTGTGTGCGATTCAGGCCCGCTATGGAAATTCCATTTTTGATCCCAGGCTGGCTGCAAGTTCAGATCTGATTTTTTCTCTTGATTTTCTGCCAGTTCTGGCCCGGAATATCACCTCGATAATCCAGTCCCTGACCGGGAAATCCAGGAAATGCCTGATCCTTGATCTGGATAACATACTCTGGGGCGGAAGCATTGGTGAGGACGGACTGGAAAAGATTCAGATCGGTCAGCTGGGAATCGGCAAGGCATTCACGAAGTTCCAGTATTGGATCAAAGAGCTGAAGAACCGCGGGATCATCCTGGCAGTCTGCAGTAAAAATGATCAGAATACCGCCAGAGAGCCTTTTGAAAAGCACACTGAAATGATTCTGAGGCTTGAGGATTTTGCGGTTTTCTCATCCAACTGGGAGAATAAAGCAGATAATATCCGATCAATCCAGAAAATCCTGAACATCGGTTTCGACTCCATGGTCTTTCTGGATGACAGCCGGTTTGAGCGGGAACAGGTCCGGATCAGCATCCCTGAGATCACGATTCCGGAACTGCCTGAGGATCCTGCGTTGTTTCTGGACTTTCTGATGGAATTGAACTTGTTTGAAACCTCTTCGTTCGATCCGGAAGACCTCCTGAGAACCAGGCGGTATCAGGAGCAGGCCGGACGACGAGTTTTAGAGATAAACTACCGGAAGGAAGAGGATTTCCTGGAAAGCCTTGAAATGACCTGCGGAGTTTCAAGTTTCAATGATTTCAGCATCCCCAGAGTGGCTCAGCTGGTCCAGCGTTCGAATCAATTCAATCTCCGCACTGTCCGCTATAATGAAGAGCAGCTCGGAAGAATTGCCGCATCCCCTGATTTTTTTACATTTTCATTCAACCTGAAAGATAAGTTCGGTGACTATGGCATCAGCAGCGCCATGATTCTCAGAAAAGACGGCAGGAGTCTCTTTATCGACACCTGGGTGATGAGCTGCAGGGTGATAAAAAGAAGTCTGGAGTGTTTTGCCTTGAACGCGCTTGTTAAACCGGCAATTGATCAGGGGTTTGAAAAACTGATGGGGGAATATATTCCAACTGCTAAAAACTCCATACTGGCTGACCATTACTCCAGGCTGGGATTTTCACAGCAGGGAAACCTCTGGTACTTGAATCTCGCTGAATTCCAATCCCTGAAAACTTTCATCAAAGCAGAATCTTTGTGAGATTCAGATGGAAAATATTTTTCAAGTAATCCCTTTTCTCTATCCCGAAGCAGCCGGCCAGGCATTGACACTGGTCAGATCTTTTCCGGAATACAATCAGCTGCTCGTTTACAGTCCGGACATCCCTAAAGAAAATCTCGGGTCCAGCCCTGTTCTGAAAAAGGAGCTGGTCAGGAGTGGAGCAAAACTCTTCCGCCAGCCTGTTTTCAAAAGATCGGTCTATGGTTATTCCCATTCCCTGGGAGCGCTCTTGAAACTCTTTCATCTGCAGCCTCCGTCCATAGTGATCAGCCACACAGGTTACACTGCCCTGATCTGCACCTCAGCCTTGAAACTCTATGGAATCACTCACTTTCTCCGCAGAAAAAAAAAGACCATCCACCTGAACTTTGCCTGTCACCCTGAACGGATGGAAACATTTATGATGAAAAAGCTGAACTCTCTGTCATTGAATCTGGCGGACAGAGTGATTACAGCGTCCGAAATTAATAAAAATCAGCTGATCAGCGGTGGAGTCTATGGCAGCAAAATCTCAGTGATTCCTGATGAATCCGCTGCTGATAGTTACAGGGATCTGATCAATCAGAAACCAACTTGACTTCCTGGATTTCCTACTCTAAGGCAGTTTCAGGATCAGAACTGTTCGAACTTCAGCTTCATCAGGGCCGCTTTTCAGGCTCGCAGATCCTTTTGATGGCATCAGTTCTGTCTTTGGCGGAAAAAATGTAGTTGCCTGCCACCAGCAGATTGGCGCCAGCTCCGATGGCCAGAGGTGCGGTTTTATCGTTGATCCCGCCGTCGACTTCCAGCAGCATCTGTCTGCCGCTTCCAGTGAAATTCTTGATTTCTCTGATTTTCTCCAACACGCTTGTCATGAATTTCTGGCCGCCGAATCCCGGATTTACAGTCATCACCAGCACCAGATCAACTGCCTCGGAAATATATTTAAGTCCATCCCAGGGAGTGGCGGGATTCAAGGCGACACCTGCCAGGGAGCCGCCTTCCCTGATCCTGCGGCAGAGCCTTTCAGGGTGAGTGGCTGCCTCTAAATGAAAGGTCAGGATTGCCGGTTTGAGTATCAGAAACCGTTCCACCTGATCTTCAGGGTTGGTCACCATCAGATGAATGTCAAGCGGGATGCCGGTAAGCTTGGAAATCCGCTGGACCACAGGAAAACCGAAAGTAATGTCAGGCACGAAATGCCCGTCCATGATGTCCAGATGCAGGTAGTCAACAGATTCCCCTGGCAGCGTGCGGATCTCATGCTCAAGGTTTCCGAAGTCAGCAGATAAAATTGAAGGGGAGATCATGGCCATGTATACCTCACAGTATTCATTTGAACATCTACACCAGTAAATAAATCGCGAATATCAGCAGGCTGATCGCAGCCAGGTATATAAGGAACGAAAGTTTTCCGTAAAGTCCGGGCAGGATTTTTCCGCTTGATGGCGCAGGCAGCTCTTCCCTGAGAGTTTCCACGACTTCCCTGGCTGTGGTGTGCTCCTCAGGCTTATTCAGGAGCAGGAAAGCCATGTCGATGTACTGGAAAAAATTGTAAAAATCCGGAATCCGCTCATTCATCTCACGGGAAACTGAACGGCGGATCAGTTCTTCGACCAGACTTATTAATTTCGGTTCCAGGTTTTCGTCGGACAATTTCCAGTCGCAGTCCAGTTCCAGATAGCGCAGAAGCTTGATGTCAGTAATAATAAAATCCCTTTTTTTTATGGGGAATTTGGCTTCCAGCATCGAATAAAGTACTACACCCAGAAAAAAGATGTCCGGGTCGACCCCGACGTTCTGGGTCAGGTTAGGGTCTCCAAGCACACCGTATGAACGAGGCAGGTTGAAGCCAAGGACTTTCACCTTGAAATCACCGGTCAGCAGGATGTTGGAAAGCTTGATCGAACGGTATATGATTCCCTGCTTGGTAGCGAATTCGAGCAGGAATCCAAGCCTTTTAATGATCAGGAGAGCACGCATCAGGGGGATTTTTCTGCCTTTGTCGATAAAGGTTGTCAGCGGTATTCCATCCACCCATTCAGAGGCAATGTAAAAAATCTTGTCCACGACATCGATATCGTAAATTCTGACCAGGCTTTCATGCCTTAGTGAAGCCATGTTCTGAAGTTCGCCGATCATTCTGTCGATCAGCCTCTCATTTTTGAGAAGGCTCGGTTTAAGGATTTTTACAGCTCTGCGTTCTTCAGAGGAGACGGTGAGTGCTTTGTAAACAAAGAATTTTTCATTTTCTTCGACCAGTTCCAGCAACTGGTACTTGTCGGCAATGATTGTTCCAGGTCTGATCAAAAGTCGAGCTCCTTCACAAGCTGCGTGTCCAGATAAATCATTACCTTCATCTTGCCCATCCCGCCTGCAGTATAGTTCACAGCTTCATTAGCTTCGACTTCCTGCCTCAGCACTTCTCTGATTCCCTGCTCATCGGTTAAGATCATCCGCAGCATGTACTTGGATTTAGCGCCAGGTACCTGATATGAAATCGTCTCGTAATGTCTCCCGGATTTCACCTGAGTCTGCGCTGGCGTCGTCTGGACCTTCACAGGGATCGCTTGAGTCACAGGGTTCGCCTGTTTCTGGATGGGAACCACAGCCTGCGTCTGGTTGACCCAGACATTGATCTGACTGCCTGCTTCCAGCAGCGTGCTGGCCGGCGGGTTCTGCCTGATAATCACACCCTCGTCATAATCAGAGGAGGATTCAGTACGGGTAGAAAGCTTGAACATCGGAAGTTCACTTTTAATCTGGTCCAGAGTCTTTCCAGTCAGATCCGGGATCAGGATGCCTTTTTTGTCGGAGCCTTTTGAGATCAGAAGGTCTACCTTTGCATTCTTGACGCTCTTGACGCCGGCTTCCGGGGAAGTTGCGATGATATGATCAGCCGCAATTGTGCTGCTTAGAATATAGCAGCGGTCATTGACGGAAAATCCTTGATTTCGAAGATCCGCCTCAGCTTCGATCAGCAGTTTCTGCCTGGTATCCGGGACTGTGGCATTCTCCTGTCCTGAAGAAACCATCACCTTGACAATTCTGCCCCGTTTCACTTTGGTCCCTGGGAATGGATCCTGAGAAATTATTTCTCCGGCCCGCAAAAAAGGATGGTTTTTCGTTCCCGCCTGCATTACTTCCAACTGGTAAGGAAAAAGGATCCGCCTGGCTTCATTGTATTGAGTGCCGGCGAGGTCTGGGACAAGCATGGACCCCTCATTGAAAATATAGTTGATCACGCTGACAGAGAGCAGATATGAAGTCCTGCCCAGAGCTACCACCAGCAGAGTCCAGATCAGGAATCGCCAGACAGTCAGCCGTTTCCGAGTTTTTTTCATCTCACAAATCTCGATACCCTGAAACCCGGATCTGCAGGCTCCTTCAATTGATGCCAAGGCACGGAACAGTCTGCATTCAAGGCATTCCAGGACTGTATCTATATTAAATAATACCTGTCAAAGGGAATGATACCACACTGTTTTTTTATTTACCATCACATGTCAGAAGTCCGCTCAATTCAGCATGAATCTTTCCGTTTGTAGCCAGCAGCTCCCGCTGAGCGGGATGCCAGGGGCTCAAGTCGAAGCGGCTGATCCTTCCTCCGGACTCTGAAAGTATCACCGCTCCCGCTGCAGTATCCCAGGGGTAAAGCCCCATTTCCCAGAATCCGTCGAAGCGTCCGGCAGCCACATGGCAGATGTCGAGAGCAGCAGACCCGTCCCGCCTGACGCCCTGAGCCTCTAAAACTATCCTGGAAAAATGAGGAAGATTATTGAACTTGCCGCTGTCATAAGCGAAACCTGTTACCAGTAAGGATTTTCCTACCTCTGCGGTGCCTGAGACTTTAAGCGGATTCCCGTTCAAAAGGGCTCCACCGCCTTGAAAAGCTGAAAACATCTCATCGCGCATGGGGTCATAGACAACCCCACAGACCGGTTCCTCATTTTCCATCAATCCGATGGAGACCGCGAAGCAGGGATAGCTGTGAGCAAAATTCGTCGTCCCGTCCAAAGGATCGATTAAAAAATATTCGGCATTCTGAGATTCGGACTTGGAACCTTCCTCTGCGATGATCCCGTGGGACGGGAAATTTTTCCGCAGAAACTCCACAATCATGGTTTCAGATTCAAGGTCCGCGTCAGTCACCAGATTATTGCTTCCCTTAAATCCGATCACCAGATTTTCACTGAATTTCTTCCGCAGCAGAATTCCCGCTGAAAGAGCGATTTCCTTAAGCATTTCGATGTTTTTTTTAAGGTCAAATAAATTTCCCACAATCTTATTTCCCGTTTCTGCCCTTGAACATCTCTCCGGCTGCCTGCAGGGAAAAATTGACCATAAAGATCAGAAGCCCGGGGAAAAAAGAAAGCCACCAGGCATTGAGATAGTTCCTGCCGGAAGAGAGCAGGCTTCCAAGCGAGGGTTTTTCCAGAGGTACGCCCAGTCCGAGAAAACTCAGCGCAGACTCGGTCACAACGGCCGTGCCCATGCCGACTAAAAAAACGGCCACCAGATTTTCCCTGATCCCGGACATGATATGTCTGAAAAAGGTATGCTGCCAGCTGGCTCCGAAAGACTGGGCGGCCAGCACAAACTCCGACTGGCGCAAGGCCATGACTTCACTGCGCACCACCCTGAAAACCGTGGGAAAATATCCGAGCGCAATCACTATGATCAGGTTGAGAATAGTGTTCTGGAGTACAGCAACCAGTACTAAAATCAGGAAGAAATTTGGAAATGACAGAAGAATGTCGCTGATGGCGTTGAACAGGTTGTCCCAGATCCCTCCCTGAAAATAACCGCAATAGCTTCCGAGCAGTAATCCGGAAAAAACGCTGATCAGAATCGCGATGAAGCTGATAATCAGAGTAATCCTGATGGCCAGTGTGACTTTCTTTAAAAGATCGCAGCCGATGTCATCTGTGCCGAAGAAATGGGAAATGCTCGGAGGAAGGCTGCGTTCCCTGAAGTTGATTTTCAACGGGTCCTTCACAAAAAACTTTCCGCCAAAACCCAGCAGCAGCACCAGAATCAAAGGCAGCATGGAAAGAAAAAGCCGGATTCTCTTCCCTTTCATCGTTCGCCTTCCCTCAGAAGAGGATTGAAATAAAAATAAAAGGCTTCTATCAACAGATTGGTCCCGATCACGATCATGGTTGTGAAGAGCGCGAGCCCGAGTACCAGCGGATAGTCGCGCGCCAGAATTGCGTCATATCCCAGCCTGCCGATGCCAGGCCAGGAAAAAATCGTTTCAATCACGAAATTAGAACTTAAAAGGCTGGGGATCAGGAGAGAAAATACTGTGATCAGGGGAAAAATGGCATTCTTGCCCGCGTGCCTGGTGATGATCTCCCACTCAGGAATTCCCCTGGCCCTGGCGGCAACGATGTATTCCCTGGTCATGATTTTTAACAGCTCGCTGTAAAAAAATTTATAGATCAGGGCTATGTTGAAGAGGGAGGAGCAAATGACCGGCAAGATCAGGTGAAAAACCCGGTCCTGGAAAATTTCCCAGGTGCTGTAAGCTCCTTTGTTCAACACCATTTCCAGGGAGCGCATCCCTGAAATTGGGAATCTGAAAGAAAATCCGAACAGCTGCTGCGTGATCTCCCCAAGCTGAAAACCGAAAAAAATCGAGAGTACCAGGGCGATCCAGAAATTCGGGATAGAGAAAAGGTTCAGACTCAGAAATGAAAAAAATCGAGCACAGAAACGGTTTTTGAAGTAGATGGCGGAAATCGCAGCCGGGACGGCCACCAGAAAGGAAAAAATCAGGGTCAGCGCATTCAGTTCCAGAGTAGCCGGGAAACGCTCCAGAATTTTCGCGATTACCGGCCTGTGATCCTTGAGGGACATTCCAAGGTCCAGGCGCAGGAGGTCGCCCCACCAGGCTATATATCCCACTGTCAGTTCATGGAATAACCCTGGTCCAGCCTGTGCCGACTTGACTCTCAGAATGAACAGCGAAAAATAGATAAAAAAAGTCACCCCGAAAATCGTCAGCAAAAAATAAAGAAATCTCCCCCCGAAACGCTTGCGCATGTTCCTAGTAAGCCAGAATTTCAGATGTCTGTCAACACCCGGACATTCCACCAGCCTTCAGTCTTGAAATACCCTCCCGGTCCATAGTATACTTTTCTGATGAACATCAGCAGACTGTCCAATCATTACAGGCATCTGCACCAGTTTCCGGAACCGGGATTCAAAGAATTTCTTACTCAAAACTACCTGAAGAGCGTGCTGGAAAGTCAGACCGCACTGAACGTGTTTCCAGTTGCAGGTACTGGTCTTCTGATCTTCAAAAAAGGTAATCCCGGAAAAAGGACCATCGCCTTCCGTGCAGACATGGACGGCCTGCCGCTGCATGAGAATACAGGCCTCGCATACAGTTCCAAGCACCCTGGATTCATGCACTCCTGCGGGCATGATGGACATATGGCGATACTGCTGGAATTGATTCTTAATACTGCGGAACTCGATCTCAGAAACAACTATCTCTTTATCTTCCAGCCCGCTGAAGAAGGTCCGGGAGGTGCGTCGGAAATCATCGCAGACCGGCGGTTTCAGGAAATGCTCCCAGAGATAATTTTCGGCCTGCACGTCCACCCGTCTCTGCCGGCCGGCGGCATAGGCTGCAAATCCGGGTCTTTTTTTGCCGGCGTCTCGGAATTTCACATTTCCATCCAGGGCAGGGAAGCCCACGCCTCCACCGGGGACCCCTGCAACGCCCTTCTGGGAGGAGTCGAAGGCATCTGTCAGACCATGGAGGCACTTGCAAAACTCGAATCCCAGCCTGAAAATGTTTCCATCAAAGAAAAACATCTTCTGCACTTCGGCCGGATCAATTCTGGAATCAAGGAGAACATCATCGCGGCAAGCGCTCAGATCGACGGCACTTTGAGGGCATTTTCCCCTGACAGGAAGAAATGGTTGAAAGACACGCTCTACAGGGAATTCGAAGATTCCACTAAAAAAAGGAATCTGAAACTGAATCTCAGTTTCAACTGCGACTATCCGGTTCTGATCAATGCAAAACCCGCTGTTGAGATCCTGAAAAAAGTCTGTCAGACTGCTGGAATCCATTTCCAGGATTTACCGGATTTTTTTCTGGGAGAGGATTTCGCCTTCTACCTGGAAAAAATTCCAGGCGCGTTCTTTCTGTTGGGCGTGAACGACACCGACTGCAGCGGAAACCTGCATACCGCAAATTTTTCCTATAACCCTTCCGCACTGGCGACAGGTGTCAATCTCTTCCAAAAAATAGTCGAATTTCTGGAATCCAGAGATAGGGCTTGAATCGACAAACAGCCTAAATATATTATCCGGCACTGCCGAAATTCTCAAAGAGGGAAAAATGGAAAAAATCAAGACTGAGGAAAAACTGCTGCTGGCGATGATGGAAACAGGCCTGGCCGATAAAGCTAAGGTCAAAGAAATACTGCATCAGTGCAAAAAAACCACCACCAGTCTGGGCCGATATCTGCTGAAATCAGGCATCCTCACCCAGAAGGAATTCATCAAACTGGTGCAGAGCAAGATGGGGATAGCCTATGCCAATCTGAATATCTTCATCATCGATCCCAACACCACGAGGCTGGTGCCCAAGAATATCTGCAAGGAATTCCTGCTCTTCCCTCTGATCAAGGTAAAAAATATTCTGATTGTAGCCA is a genomic window of Candidatus Wallbacteria bacterium containing:
- a CDS encoding HU family DNA-binding protein, with amino-acid sequence MNKSELIDAIAKQANLTKKDSQTALDAFTDSITKALKKGEKVAITGFGSWEVKERAARTGRNPQTKKAIKIPACKVPKFRPGKNLKDVVNKKK
- a CDS encoding type III PLP-dependent enzyme, which encodes MELTAKIRELAKKIPTPFLIMDLEIVRSNYLELQAAFPQGKIFYAIKANAHPRIIKLLHSLGCNFDAASLGEINKLLSLGVEPDKISFGNTIKREREIGVANSYGINYYVADSDIEVEKISRQAPEKKCFVRLEMDPGESDWPLSHKFGTPREEAVKLLKFAKNSGLVPYGLSFHVGSQCYNPKRWAIALDKCRFVFEELSKSGISLSMINLGGGFPIQHLKPIPDIQTIAREVDRFLKKNFYPLPEIFLEPGRSMVGNAGILVSSVITRREDERENWLFIDAGCFHGLMESIEDFRYEIRTDIEQNGDSPGEYHLAGPTCDSVDVIYDNILLPRSLTLDDKLYFINTGAYTVEYNTNFNGIEPPKIYFLDEV
- a CDS encoding HAD-IIIC family phosphatase — translated: MFESDFDQLERNVFDPTSDLYRFSADFVIVFQSVQKLYDQFLKLNNIERTGFAESTLSGIDEIYRKLTSQRACNVIYLNFPEFGDVFGNFCNKVEMSFTFQLRKINLGLMNLAFKSKNLFIADLCAIQARYGNSIFDPRLAASSDLIFSLDFLPVLARNITSIIQSLTGKSRKCLILDLDNILWGGSIGEDGLEKIQIGQLGIGKAFTKFQYWIKELKNRGIILAVCSKNDQNTAREPFEKHTEMILRLEDFAVFSSNWENKADNIRSIQKILNIGFDSMVFLDDSRFEREQVRISIPEITIPELPEDPALFLDFLMELNLFETSSFDPEDLLRTRRYQEQAGRRVLEINYRKEEDFLESLEMTCGVSSFNDFSIPRVAQLVQRSNQFNLRTVRYNEEQLGRIAASPDFFTFSFNLKDKFGDYGISSAMILRKDGRSLFIDTWVMSCRVIKRSLECFALNALVKPAIDQGFEKLMGEYIPTAKNSILADHYSRLGFSQQGNLWYLNLAEFQSLKTFIKAESL
- a CDS encoding Gldg family protein; amino-acid sequence: MDFKDKKKNQYNIYLSTVILLCFLGIANYLCYHKFFRVDLTSEKLYSLSAPTKKILTQLDDIISIKCFFSANLPPAYKKIEDQVRDLLSEYKAYGGSHLNIEFCDPKDDPKYRQLAESLGVPEIQMNVLEKDQVQAIKGYLGMGIYFEDKSTALPVVNELGNLEYEITSGIKRVTCKKLPEIRVALFENESDQSIMEKYQELVKALGKLAKVSFLNLSREEIPADLDLLILLYPKETSEAARFKIDQYLASGGKAIFLIQVLEPNQMMYGTLVEHNMAKILNQLGMKVEYKLVYDRSSDFASFRNGYITFTQPYPLFIKIAPYYFAKDLPLFNQISSITLPWVAAVQSTLVNTAEAEIKSLFTSTEYNQELNGFSLDPQQNFLISEKQSDKKMLGAVFTGKYKTCYDHNSLTADIVAGYREKNPAVNTSEIKIKSSAEVRVAVIPDALFVSDDFLPRHEGNLAFLQNTVDWLTLGEDLMQIRAKNVSEHPLFSREAFQKYFKEGKDEEIQKIKFRLKYLNMFGVSILVMILGVIWYLLRERRRIDYEKKYSGREE
- a CDS encoding glycosyltransferase, coding for MENIFQVIPFLYPEAAGQALTLVRSFPEYNQLLVYSPDIPKENLGSSPVLKKELVRSGAKLFRQPVFKRSVYGYSHSLGALLKLFHLQPPSIVISHTGYTALICTSALKLYGITHFLRRKKKTIHLNFACHPERMETFMMKKLNSLSLNLADRVITASEINKNQLISGGVYGSKISVIPDESAADSYRDLINQKPT
- a CDS encoding DUF4340 domain-containing protein produces the protein MKKNLIYFAITAALGIFTYFITSGDKTYKLEVENRKPFAELDPAGMDRITLSRGSSEVELTRQNGGSWNVVKLDYPAASDNVDGLVKNIRDLAIVDISSRNPEKGDVYGLGKLTTLVELSQGGVTKARLEVGKVGPDMISTYFKYTKGPEIYKTTTNLSYLCNSDSNYWIDKTLIKLKDEEISRIHILCGTREIELQRDGQWKWAKRGTGEVTLPKVMGTVETGASGALATSEVESLLSTVNNLVCEGLATGKKPDFTQEVDLSGEIATKGGEGIGFKFLTKEGSNYYVTISNKQRVFLVNSYQRDSLLREVDNLLKKKVPQ